A region of the Bosea sp. BIWAKO-01 genome:
ACACGTCCACCAACTACGTATTTGCGTCGGCGATCAGCGGCAATGGCACTGTCAATGGGCTCGCCGGCACGATCACGCTCACCGGTGCCAGCGGCGCTTGCCCACCCACTATGTCGGTTTACCGCTCCTTAACCGTGGCGGGCGTCATTCTAAGGTGTCCATCAGAGTTGGGGGGCTCGGAGAGGACCGTGACCATGCAACTGCTCGATGCTGTGCGATCCGTCGTGGATCAATTCGTCGGCCTGCCAATTGCCTTTGTCGAACGCCAACTGATCCTGGCAACGCTGCGGGAAACCGGCGGCAACCGAATCCATGCCGCCTCTCTGCTCGGCATCTCCATCCGCACGTTGCGTAACAAAATTACGTTGTACGCAGCGGACGGCCACGACATACCGGAACCTGCACATCCAGCGGCCCAATGAGCGTGCGATATCCCTTGCCACCTCGCACGGCATCGCCGCAGCAAACCTCGTCTCCTCCGCAACCATGGCCGGCCTACTGCGCTGCCTTGTGCGAAAGGCGTTTTGGAGGCCGCCGACATTAGGGAGATCTACGAAATCGCCCTTCTCATTCTTGAACAGCAGCAAGGCGCTGTGCCGGGCGCAGAAGCCACCTTCAATGCCGCCCGATCTGCAATTGAACGGCACCTGACGTAGTCGGCACCATATGCCGCATCAGATTGGCGGGAATGCACCAACATGTGGGTCAAGAAAATTAAGAACACTCGTTATGAATATTTTGTGTTGTATCTCGCTTGCATCAATGAATAATCCCCCTCGCGTGAAGGCAGAGGCCGGTTGCAAGGCAGGCAAAAGATTACGCCTCCCGCAGTGAAAAGACGTCGGCTGAGGGGCGCTCGTCGTGGTCGACCCAAAATGGCCATCAAAACCATCGATTGTGCCGAGATCGCTAAAATATACTAGGAAATTCTGGGTGAAATGCCACTTATCCTCGTTTATGCGCCATCGCTCCTGACCACAGTCTGAAAGAAGCTCTGATCAAGGGCCACACGATCAGGTCAGAACGGATCCTTACGTCAGGCGACCATGCGATCTTCAGCTGGAGATCTCCATGAACCACGCGAAAAACTTGCCGCGGAGCAACAGCTTCATCGTCGGCCGGAGCCGTGACGGCAGTTGGACCGTTCGCGAGATCGATGGCTTTGTCGCGGCCACTTTCCCCAACCGCAGCGAGGCGATCCGCGCCCTTTACAGGTGTCCATGCCGGAGCGCTTGAAGCTCTTCTTCAAAGCAGCGGGGTCGCAACCAGTCACAGTCTCATTGAGAGGAGACAAGACCATGCATGACCTGCCGAAAAACCTGATGGAGCCGTGGGAGACATCTCTCACCGCGGTCGTGAAGGCAAACAGGCTCGCCCTCGACAATCTGCAAAAGCTGAGTGTTCTGCAGATGGATATGCTCCGGACGTGCATGGACCTGGGCTTTGCGCGCCTGAGGGCCGCTGCGGATATCAAGGACGCGCAGGACTTCCTGGCTTTTCAGGCCGGCCAGATCGACGCCACGATAAGCCTGTCCGAGACGCTGGACGATGAAGGCAAGGCGCTGGCTGACCTCGGTGACGACATCATTGCCGAGTGCAGCAGGTTGACCGAAGATGTCGTCGGCCGACCGCCCCAGCCCCTGCAGCCCCCGCGTTGGGCCGCATGAGCGCCGCCCGCCATCTCGCTGTCGGACCTCGCGGGCGGTGGCTCCCCCGGAACCTATGCGCTCGGCCTGGTGCGGCGGAACAAAAAAAAGCCCCGACCTGGATGACGTTGTTATCCAGGTCGGCGCGGGCCAGCAATGCCAGCATGACGAGGCTGCCGATAGCGGCATGGGAGATCAGCGCCTCTCTTCCGTGACCAAGGCCGGCACGCCGCTGGCGGGGCGCTGAACAACGTCCCACATCACCCAGGCTAGGTCATGCCGGGGGCTTTGGGTACGATCATCGGGCCACTAGGGCGGCAAAAACTTGGCCTGCCATTCCGCTTCGGTCAGGGGCGGCCCAGTTCCGCTTCATCCTCAGCAATTGTACCAGCAAGGCTCGCTTCCCATCCCTCATGGCTTGGCGGGCGGTTACTGACCACGAAGCGCGCACCATTATTGGAGCGTGCCGTCTCCAGATTTGCGATGCGCTGAGACAGTCGCGTTATGGTGCTTGGCCTCGTCATGCCCTTCCTCCTTCGAGCGCCTCGAGCCTGCGGTGCAGATCGGTGACCTCGATGGCCTTGGCATGGGCATCGACCAGCTTGCCGAGTTCAGCGGCTTCGGATGGGTCAGCTCCCCGGCTGCGACTGCCTCCAGGATGGCATCTGGTCGTGCGCCGCCGCCACTCTCGCGCTGGGGGTGGTGATCGTCCGCTGGTTCGCTGGGCGCGCCGACGACGCAGTTCGTCCGGATCAGCAGCAGCCCTCCTGAGGGCGTTGAGGCGGCAGGCGAAGCGAAGCCGCAAGCGCCGACATGATCCAGCTGTAGAGGGCCCGTCCGCCGCATTCCGCGAAGCGCGATGGAGGCTGCGAGAGACGGGGTTCTGGCCGGGTGGCAGCCGGCCCGACGCAGTTCTTCGCCACCTACAAGGCAGAGATCGAGCGGGCCGCGGCCGCCCTGCGCTAAAGCAGAAAGCCCACCAGCATCGCCGCGACCGAATGCCTTCGCCTCGTCATTGCCGCCACGAGTGGCCCTCCGCGCAGCCATCCGCTTCTTCCGACGGAGCGAGGCATGAACGAGTATTACCAGCGCTGTGGGACAGGGTGTCCGACTACGCGGACGGCATCATTGCCCGCATCAAAGCCGGCGAGGTCCATCCGAGCGCCTATGAACGGCTGACCCCGTCTTTTCTTGACCAGGCTGCTTACCGGGAGCACCATATCGCATTGCACCACTACGCCCTGACACATTTCTACGGCAGGAGCCGCAGTAGCGCATAGGTCCAACTGGCTCCCCGGTGACCTTCCCATGGGTCGGCTGGGTGACGAAGACCCCGTAGTTGCACGCCACCTTAGAAGCTGGCCCTACGGGGTTTTTTATCACGCTGAGGTGCAACTAAATTCACTAGGACCGGACGAGCGATGGGCACGGCGCTGCCTCGACGCCGGCGCCAGCCGCTCCTATGCGAAGGCGCAGGATGACCTGAAGAAGAAGGAAGCCCTGACCTTCTCCGAAGAGGAACTCGACAACCTCCTGCCGCCGACGCTCCGGCGGTCGGACCGGAAGAGGCTTCCACCTCCAACAAAGACATAGGCTGATGCGCATTGCATCAGTGCGGCGGAAGAGCTTCTCCTACCAATGCCGACCGGATAATGATGTCGATCTGCCCAGGTCGATGATTTGCTGGATTTGCCAGACTGGGCCGTCGGGCTGCGAGACCGGAACAACGCCTGATGGACGTCGCTCAGCGCGGCGTTGAAGCGTTCGTGGCCCAGGCGATAATTCAGCAGGTGCCCTTCGCGATGGAAACTGTCTTCTCCTATTGGAAGGAGCAGCCAGACGGCACTTTCCTCTCCAAAATAGACAAGTTTCTGGAGCTCCGGCGGGAGGGATATTTCGTTCTGCTGTGCTTTGTCGGCTTGAGCAACTACGACCTCTCCGTGGGTCGCGTTCAAGCTCGCGATGCCGCCGGCGGTCACAATATCGACCAAGCGGATGTCTTCGTCAGGACCGAGGACCGCACCCCGCTCGAATACATCCTCAAGCCGCTCAAGGATCAGATCGCCAAGGCCTTCAGGGAGAGGTGAGGCGCGTGGTTTTGTCGGGCTTTATGCGAAATCTCGTGGTCACCCAGCCATATTCCGATGTCGAACAGGCGCTCGTTTAGCGTAAACGGTTCGAGGGGGAGGTCGATCGCGAATGCCCCCGCGGGGCCGACAGCGGTGGCCACAGCGATGCTGGATTTCTGCATTTCGCCCTCCCGCCGCACAGGATGAGGTCGCATAGATTAGTCCCCTCTGCCGGACTTTTTCAATCGCGAAGCCCAGGTTGCGAAAGGCGTGTTCTTGGCCAAGTGTCGATTGAAGTCCGGAGCGTCGTCGTCCCACCAGACAGGGCCCCGCTCGCCAAGGGCAACCTTGGCTGTTTCGACGGCGGCACGGGCGACATGGAGTTCGCCGCTTCCACGTTTGGCGTCCTTCACAGCACGGCGAGCATCCATCAGCTCGGTGACAAGCTCATGACGGCGCGCAGCCGGAATGGCGGGATTTGTTGCTCGCCACAGCCTGCCGGCGACCATGAAATATCTGCCGTCCGGTGTCGTCGGATGATCGCGCCGGTCGCTCAATCCGGATACTCGCGGGCGAGACGATCATAAGCGTCCTCGGCTGCGGCGTCGCCCGCCATGGCATTTTCGATTTCATTCTCGTCGACGAGCACCCCGCCGAAATGTGCGACGAAGGCGCGCGCCAGGCCCCGGTCTTCGAATGCGATGCGGACGGTGTCGGAACCCGGGAAGCGGTCGAGAACACGGAAGCCGATTTGCCAGTCGCCACACCAGCTCTCAATCCTGCGCAGGCGTTCCGGTGCAGAGACAGGGTCCAATTTCATTTCGACCTGATGATTGAAGCCTGGCATCACGCACTCCCAACGACTGGCACCTCGTCGAGCCGCGTCGTGTAACGCGGCGAACGCATATCGAATTTCGTGACCCACGCCTTCTGCTGACGAGCGATGCCGGCTGCGGCAGGAAAAACAACGCCACGACCGTGTTGCTTGTTGCACGCGTCCAGAGCCTCCATCAGCCGGCCGCTCTTCTCGCGATCGAGGGCGCCGATCAGGGCTCGCTGCGACATCTCGGGCGCCACCAGGTCGACCGTCATCAAGCCGGCCTTGGCGTAGCGGTAGCCCGACTTCCAGATCCGCCGCGCTCCCCACTTGGCAGCACGGACCAGGACGAGGGTGTCGTTGCTCGCCTCGGGGAAGTCGACCGTGGTCGAAACCGAGCGGGCAGGGCCGTTGTCGAACGGAGAAGTGTGGAAGAAGACCGTGACGTGATCCGTCGCCAGTCCATGGTGCCGGAGCTTCTCGCCCAAACGGATGGCGTGGGCGGCGATCGCCTCCTGCATCATCTCGAGGCTTTCAACCCGGCCTGAGAACGACCTTGTGACAGCACAGCCCTTTCGCGTGGGAGCGACGCTCTCCAGGTTGATGCAGGGCTGGCCGCGCAGCTCCTGGATGATCCGTTCCCCGACAACGGTCAGTGTCTTCCGAGCGAGCTTGGGATCGAGAGCGGCGACATCGGCGGCCGTCTTGCAGCCGAAGGCGCCCAGCTTGGTCTGGCTGGCGCGGCCGATGCCCCAGACGTCCTCCAACGGCATCAGCGGCAGCCACTCCCGGCGCGCTTCCTCGCTCGTCAGGTCGCAGGTGCCGCCGAGTTGGGGCGTGGTCTTTGCGATCTTGTTCGCGAGCTTTGCCAGTGTCTTCGTTGGGCCGATGCCGACGCAGGTGGGGACGCCGGTCCATTTCGAGACCGTGGAGCGCAGGTCGCGGCCCAGCTCTTCGCGATGCTCAGGCGCAACTGCGGTGAGGTCCAGGAAGCTCTCGTCGATGGAATAAATCTCGATGTCGGGGGAGAACCGCTCATAGACGGTGTTCATCCGACGGCTCAAATCGCCGTAGAGGGAATAGTTCGACGAGAAGACGACGACGCCCTCGCGCTTGCACAGGTCGCGGATCTGGAACATCGGCGCGCCCATCTTGATCCCGAGGGCCTTCGCCTCGGCCGTCCTGGCAACCGCGCAGCCGTCGTTGTTCGACAACACGATCACCGGTCGGTGTCGCAACTTCGGATCGAACACGCGCTCGCAGGAGCAGTAGAAGCTGTTGCCGTCGATCAGGGCGAACGACCGCGTCATCGCCGGAAGCGCCGCACCGCGTTGGTGACCACGCCGAAGACGTCGATTTCGGCGTCGGGACCAGGGTCGTAGTCTGGGTAGCGCCGGTTGCCGAACACGAGACTCGAACGGCCGCCGGCGATCTTGAAAACCTTGACGCTGCGCTCGCCGTTGACGTCCACCACGACGGCGTCTCCGTCACGGGGGACCAGGCTGCGGTCGACCGTGATCAGACTGCCGTCGAAGATCCCGACGTCGATCGCGCTGTCGCCAGCGACGGTCATGATGTAGGTCGCCGGGGCGTTCTTGATCAGCGCCCGCGACAGATCGATCGGTGTGTCGAGGTAGTCGTCGGCTGGCGAAGGAAAGCCCGCGCGCACGGCCTTCAGGTAGACCGGGAGAAAGATAGGCGGTCCAAGGACGGCGGGGGACATGTGCATTGAGGTGCGCTCTGATTGATGGAACATAACAAGAACATCATAATCGCACTCCGAGTCAACGCGGACAATTTGTTGCCTCACGGGCCGGCAGGAATGGTGTGCATCTGCAATGGCCCCAACGCCAGCACTGCCGCCCTAAAATGCGTGGCAACGGCCTCGCTCTCGCGGCGGGGTGGTCAATTATTCTGCCAATGCGCTCAGATCTGGATGGGACGCGAAATGCGGAAACTCGCCGGCGCCGGCAAGGCTGCAAAAATCAAAATGAAAAGGGTCCGGAAGCTTGACCCTTCCGGACCCGGTGTCTTGCCGACGGCTCTGCCTTCCGAAGGTTTAGGCAGAGATAGTATACATATGCACTGTGTGCCCGACTGCTTCAACCAACTCAAAGTAGGCGGCTAATCCACTGCGGATCGGAGGGTTTGATTTCGTCTGCGCCAGATTGGCGAATTTCTGAGATCACTGACTTGCCCGATTCACGCCGAAGCCAGATTGGGCAGTGTGCTGCGGAACTATGAGCTGAAATGACGCTCGTGGCGGGCCGCGCTCTCAAGTTCGGATTGGCCGACCAATACACCTTTCTGGAAAGCCGCGCATGAAGTCACGCCCGGCTGTGCCTGCATCTCGCGAAGCAATCGGAGTGCATCAGAAGCTGACATAGCAGGGTTCGTAATCTTGGAATTTCGAACGGTGGCTTTGATTTGATACAAGTTTGGACTCGCTTTTAGATTCCTTGGAGTCGGCATAGCCAGATACCGGGCCGACTGAAAAGCCTAATGTTTGTGACATTCAAGTGCGCATGTTTGAGCGAAGGTACGCCGGCCACTTTTTTGTGCGCGCTCGACGAGCTCAATCATGGCGACCGAGATCCGGTCGGTTCGAAGCCCAAGGCGCGCTATCGTTCGTGTTCCAGGATGCGAGCTGCGGCTCGTGGGCGTCATGGGGACGGAATTTCGGCATGTTAGTTTATAGTAGAACTATGATCAACACCAATCTCTGTTGGAAGTATTTACAAAGGACGTTAACTACGCAAACCTCAGAGTCCGGCTTGGGGAGGTAAAGCAAAGAGGATCGGCTGGGCATGTCGCAACGTTCTGTTGCAATTATCGACGATCATCCCTTGCTGATGGAGGGGATCGCCGCGCTACTGAAGCGGAGCGGCGGTTTCACGCTCGCTGCGACCGGGAATATTGCGGATGACATCGTGTCGATCACGAGAGCGCATCGTCCCGATGAAATGATAGTCGATCTGCATATGGCGGGGGATGTCTTTCACGCTATCTCCGAGGCGTTGAAAATCGCTCCCGAGATGAAGATCATCGTGTTCACAGCCTCAACAAACGCGGATGATGCAATCGAGGCTCTGGATTCCGGTGCCAAGGGATATGTCTTGAAAGGTAGCCCAGCAGCTGATCTCTTCCAGGCACTCCATTCCGCGCAGCAAGGTGAGGTTTACATCACCCCTGCTTTCGCGACCAAGGTGATCGGAGCCTTGCAAGATAGGGCCCTCTTACGAAAACAGGCGGTCCAAAACAGGCTCAGCGTTCGCGAAGAGCAGATCGTCAAGCTGCTGCTGCTCGGGAAAAGGAACAGTGAGATCGCTCACGAGCTTTCGCTCAGCGACAAAACCATCAAGGGCTACATGACGAACCTGATGGCCAAGCTGAACGCCCGCAATCGGCTGGAAGTAGTGCTTGCAGCGCAAAAGCTACATGCTTCTACGATTGCCCTCGAACCTGTAGATCGCTCGTAAGAAATGGCAATACCCGCCCACACCCTCAAAGGAAATGCCCTCGAGGTCCGACGATCTGCCGCGCTTTCGCCGCGGGGCATCGTCATGATCAAAATCACCGATCGGAGACATTGAAGGCCGGTGGCTGCTACCGCTCCTGGCCCTTTCCCGACATCCAGGGAGTCTGCTTTTGGGCAGTCAAGGTTGGTCTATCGGGATCTGGTGAAATTATTGCACATCAACGTAGGAAAAACCCCGTAGAGACCAGCTGGAAATTGGCTCTACGGGGTCTCTGCACCCGGCCATCCTTCCTGGGGAGGCCGTCGCCGGGGAGCCTTGGATCAGTGTCGGCCAATCCGCTGCTGCGGCTCCTGCCGTCGAAGCGTGTCATGGCGAGGTCGTGCAATGCCGGACGGTGATCCCGCTAGGCAGCCTGGTCAAGAAGAGAACAGGATCAGCCCTTCATACGCGCTCGGATGGACCTTGCCGGCCTTGATGCGGGCAGTGATGCCGTCGGCGTCGTCGGACACCCTGACCCGGCAACGCTGGCAGTGCTCGCTCATGCCTTGCCCTTCCGGAAGAAGTGCGTGGCTGCGTTGATCTCCGGTCCGTCCGTGGCGGCAACGACGAGGCGAAGGCTTTCCGTCGCCGAGATGCTGGTGGGCGGCAGATGGGCGACCGCCGCGGCCCTGACCTCATCAAGCGCCTGGGCCATCCTGGCGGCGCGGGCCTCGATGGCGTCATGTGCCTTGCGCATCGCCTAGGGCGGCCTCGGCCAGCTCGGCACGCTGCTCCAGAGAGGCGACCGCGTCCATTGCCATGACCTGGATGTCAACGAGCATGTCCGCGCGGTCGTTGATGTGCGCCTTCGCGGTCTCCACGGTAGCGGGCGTGGCTGGCGGGTTGGGCAGCTCCACCGCTGGCGCAGACATGCGAGCGAGGGCTTCGGCAGCCTCGGAGAGCAGGGCAAACGTGGCCCCATCGGAGCGTGAAGCAAGCTGGAGCAGTCGCTCCGGGAGATCAGCCTTGGTCACCATCAGGTCCCACATACAGAGCGCGGAACAGGTGGGCGCCGGCCCATAGACGGCACGGCTGCGATCAACTTCAATCACACGTCCACCAACTACGTATTTGCGTCGGCGATCAGCGGCAATGGCCCGGACAATGGGCTCGCCGGCACGATCACGCTCACCGGTGCCAGCGGCGCTTGCCCACCCACTATGTCGGTTTACCGCTCCTTAACCGTGGCGGGCGTCATTCTAAGGTGTCCATCAGAGTTGGGGGGCTCGGAGAGGACCGTGACCATGCAACTGCTCGATGCTGTGCGATCCGTCGTGGATCAATTCGTCGGCCTGCCAATTGCCTTTGTCGAACGCCAACTGATCCTGGCAACGCTGCGGGAAACCGGCGGCAACCGCACCCATGCCGCTTCTCTGCTCGGCATCTCCATCCGCACGTTGCGTAACAAAATTACGTTGTACGCAGCGAACGGCCACGACATACCGGAACCTGCACATCCAGCGGCCCAATGAGCGCGCGATGTCGCTTGCCTCCTCGCACGGCATCGCCGCAGCAAACCTCGTCTCCTCCGCAACCATGGCCGGCCTACTGCGCAGCCTTGTGCAGAAAGGCATTTTGGAGGCCGCCGACATTAGGGAGATCTACGAAATCGCCCTTCTCATTCTTGAACAGCAGCAAGGCGCTGTGCCGGGCGCAGAAGCAACCTTCAACGCCGCCCGATCTGCAATTGAACGGAAACTGGCATAGCCGCTCAGGCCACGCAGTCTCCTCCACCAGTCACTTAATGCGACCGAGCAAAGTCGCGACAGTCGGCCGGCGGCCCAATGAGATGCGGCGCCTAGGCGAACTACGCGGTGGTGATTCGTGCCCTCAGCGCGCAGCGACCCATGCCTGGCAACCTG
Encoded here:
- a CDS encoding phasin family protein, with the translated sequence MHDLPKNLMEPWETSLTAVVKANRLALDNLQKLSVLQMDMLRTCMDLGFARLRAAADIKDAQDFLAFQAGQIDATISLSETLDDEGKALADLGDDIIAECSRLTEDVVGRPPQPLQPPRWAA
- a CDS encoding helix-turn-helix domain-containing protein — encoded protein: MINFNHTSTNYVFASAISGNGTVNGLAGTITLTGASGACPPTMSVYRSLTVAGVILRCPSELGGSERTVTMQLLDAVRSVVDQFVGLPIAFVERQLILATLRETGGNRIHAASLLGISIRTLRNKITLYAADGHDIPEPAHPAAQ
- a CDS encoding Y-family DNA polymerase, yielding MTRSFALIDGNSFYCSCERVFDPKLRHRPVIVLSNNDGCAVARTAEAKALGIKMGAPMFQIRDLCKREGVVVFSSNYSLYGDLSRRMNTVYERFSPDIEIYSIDESFLDLTAVAPEHREELGRDLRSTVSKWTGVPTCVGIGPTKTLAKLANKIAKTTPQLGGTCDLTSEEARREWLPLMPLEDVWGIGRASQTKLGAFGCKTAADVAALDPKLARKTLTVVGERIIQELRGQPCINLESVAPTRKGCAVTRSFSGRVESLEMMQEAIAAHAIRLGEKLRHHGLATDHVTVFFHTSPFDNGPARSVSTTVDFPEASNDTLVLVRAAKWGARRIWKSGYRYAKAGLMTVDLVAPEMSQRALIGALDREKSGRLMEALDACNKQHGRGVVFPAAAGIARQQKAWVTKFDMRSPRYTTRLDEVPVVGSA
- a CDS encoding LexA family protein gives rise to the protein MSPAVLGPPIFLPVYLKAVRAGFPSPADDYLDTPIDLSRALIKNAPATYIMTVAGDSAIDVGIFDGSLITVDRSLVPRDGDAVVVDVNGERSVKVFKIAGGRSSLVFGNRRYPDYDPGPDAEIDVFGVVTNAVRRFRR
- a CDS encoding response regulator transcription factor → MSQRSVAIIDDHPLLMEGIAALLKRSGGFTLAATGNIADDIVSITRAHRPDEMIVDLHMAGDVFHAISEALKIAPEMKIIVFTASTNADDAIEALDSGAKGYVLKGSPAADLFQALHSAQQGEVYITPAFATKVIGALQDRALLRKQAVQNRLSVREEQIVKLLLLGKRNSEIAHELSLSDKTIKGYMTNLMAKLNARNRLEVVLAAQKLHASTIALEPVDRS
- a CDS encoding helix-turn-helix domain-containing protein — its product is MQLLDAVRSVVDQFVGLPIAFVERQLILATLRETGGNRTHAASLLGISIRTLRNKITLYAANGHDIPEPAHPAAQ